From Oncorhynchus tshawytscha isolate Ot180627B linkage group LG27, Otsh_v2.0, whole genome shotgun sequence, a single genomic window includes:
- the LOC112225885 gene encoding cyclic AMP-dependent transcription factor ATF-4 isoform X2 → MTMMSSQFGLDDMEAILWGPSSLMADPMGSLLHHDEVTLIEEGASPLSSSSPILLLSPPPSPPSLLLQEEKAEVDLLSFPWLSDDELGHTHHIAADNGKDAFSGMDWMAKRVDLSELDSLICSPSSPEDLITSFECPMELDSLPLPTLPTPTDLPTTTDPLLPQTVSQPQEDPQGEVHSPPPCVPDAQEELEIKSEPQSPAPSLLPSPTFTLELGSEVDASASVSKKLLHLELPQSVPSIVLSLSPTRIVVLLAPKHEVGVTTVAIPEILSSDSDSSLSTSGQLNWPSIATTRSRFQNRRKPYPTTPKSRPQHPDQPSPTTTSTGGPPKEKKLKKMVQNKTAATRYRQKKKTEQEALSVECDKLEQRNHKLSEKADSIANGIQYLKDLMEEVRQVKSKKGLGDL, encoded by the exons ATGACCATGATGAGCTCACAGTTTGGCCTGGACGATATGGAGGCCATACTCTGGGGGCCTTCCTCTCTCATGGCCGACCCCATGGGGTCGCTGCTCCACCATGATGAAGTTACCTTGATAGAGGAGGGGGCTTCACCCCTCTCGTCATCTTCTCCAATTCTCcttctatcccctcctccctctccaccttcgCTGCTCCTCCAGGAAGAGAAGGCTGAGGTAGACTTGCTGTCCTTCCCTTGGCTATCTGATGACGAGCTAGGCCACACCCATCACATTGCTGCAGATAATGGGAAAG ATGCCTTTTCTGGCATGGACTGGATGGCTAAGAGGGTCGACCTGAGTGAGCTGGACTCCCTTATATGTTCCCCCAGCTCCCCTGAAGACCTCATTACTTCCTTTGAGTGTCCCATGGAGCTAGACTCACTCCCCCTCCCAACTCTCCCTACTCCGACGGATCTCCCCACCACCACTGATCCACTCCTCCCCCAAACCGTCTCACAGCCCCAGGAAGACCCCCAGGGGGAGGTCCATTCACCTCCCCCCTGCGTCCCCGATGCCCAGGAGGAGCTGGAGATCAAATCGGAGCCCCAGTCCCcagccccctctcttcttccatctCCCACCTTCACCTTAGAGTTGGGCAGTGAGGTGGATGCCTCAGCGAGTGTCAGCAAGAAGCTGCTTCACCTGGAGTTACCCCAGTCGGTCCCCAGCATCGTGCTGTCTCTGTCCCCAACCCGCATCGTTGTCCTCCTGGCCCCTAAACACGAGGTTGGCGTGACAACCGTCGCCATCCCAGAGATCCTCTCCTCTGACAGTGACAGCAGCTTAAGCACCTCCGGTCAGCTCAACTGGCCCTCCATCGCCACAACTCGGTCAAGGTTCCAAAATAGGAGAAAACCGTACCCAACAACCCCCAAGTCTAGGCCACAACATCCAGACCAGCCATCTCCCACCACCACATCCACTGGAGGACCCCCGAAGGAGAAGAAGCTCAAGAAGATGGTGCAGAACAAGACGGCAGCCACGCGCTACCGCCAGAAGAAGAAGACTGAGCAGGAGGCCCTGAGCGTGGAGTGCGACAAGCTAGAGCAAAGGAACCACAAGCTGTCGGAGAAAGCAGACTCCATCGCCAATGGGATCCAGTATCTCAAAGACCTCATGGAGGAGGTGCGCCAAGTGAAGAGCAAGAAGGGACTCGGTGACCTCTAA
- the LOC112225886 gene encoding cathepsin D, giving the protein MKCLKILYITIALLIAHSSAIIRIPLHKTRSMRRLMNDNGRSFEQLQDMAKNVGGAGANMPINTQSPKVPVERLTNFMDAQYYGVISIGTPPQDFTVLFDTGSSNLWVPSIHCSFLDVACWLHHRYNSKKSSTYVQNGTKFSIQYGRGSLSGFISGDTVSLAGMQVTGQQFGEAVKQPGITFAVARFDGVLGMGYPTISVRNITPVFDTAMAAKLLPQNIFSFYISRDPSAAVGGELMLGGTDPLYYTGDLHYVNVTRKAYWQIEMNNVEVGNQLTLCKAGCQAIVDTGTSLITGPVEEVRALHKAIGALPLLMGEYWIDCKKVPSLPIIAFNLGGKMFNLTGDDYILKESQMGLKICLSGFMAMDIPPPAGPLWILGDVFIGRYYSVFDRDADRMGFAPAK; this is encoded by the exons ATGAAGTGTCTTAAAATATTGTATATAACCATCGCGCTGTTGATAGCGCACAGCTCTGCTATTATAAG AATTCCCCTCCACAAGACGCGCAGTATGCGCCGCCTGATGAATGACAATGGGAGGAGTTTTGAACAACTCCAGGACATGGCCAAGAACGTTGGTGGTGCAGGAGCTAACATGCCAATAAACACTCAGAGCCCGAAAGTGCCAGTTGAGAGACTCACCAACTTCATGGAT GCTCAGTACTATGGGGTGATCAGCATAGGCACACCACCCCAGGATTTTACTGTGCTGTTTGACACTGGCTCCTCCAACCTGTGGGTGCCCTCCATTCACTGCTCCTTCCTGGATGTCGCATGCT GGCTCCACCATCGTTATAACTCCAAGAAGTCGAGCACCTATGTTCAGAATGGCACCAAGTTCTCCATCCAGTATGGCAGAGGCAGCTTGTCTGGGTTCATCAGTGGGGACACCGTCTCT TTGGCCGGCATGCAGGTCACTGGTCAACAGTTTGGTGAGGCCGTAAAGCAACCTGGCATCACGTTTGCAGTGGCACGCTTTGACGGGGTGCTGGGCATGGGCTACCCTACCATATCTGTCAGAAATATAACCCCTGTGTTTGACACCGCCATGGCTGCCAAGCTGTTGCCTCAGAACATATTTTCCTTCTATATTAGCAG AGATCCATCAgctgctgtaggaggagagcTGATGCTGGGAGGCACGGACCCACTGTACTACACTGGAGACCTGCACTATGTCAACGTCACACGCAAGGCCTATTGGCAGATCGAGATGAACAA TGTGGAAGTGGGCAACCAGCTGACGCTGTGCAAGGCCGGTTGCCAGGCGATTGTTGACACGGGAACATCCCTCATCACCGGGCCTGTAGAGGAGGTCAGGGCGCTGCACAAGGCCATCGGAGCCTTGCCTCTACTGATGGGAGAG TATTGGATTGACTGTAAGAAGGTTCCATCTCTTCCCATCATCGCATTCAACCTAGGAGGGAAGATGTTCAACTTGACTGGAGATGACTATATCCTGAAG GAGTCTCAGATGGGTCTAAAAATCTGTCTGTCAGGCTTCATGGCAATGGATATCCCTCCTCCGGCTGGACCACTGTGGATCCTGGGAGATGTGTTCATTGGACGCTACTACAGCGTGTTTGACAGGGACGCAGACCGCATGGGGTTCGCCCCTGCAAAGTAG
- the LOC121841134 gene encoding apolipoprotein L domain-containing protein 1-like: MPPSFYGLSLEDETREFNQRCLYAKNGLCLFNCLLMKRNDTLRGLFTELNDLAEKPDKVQKTKTMAIAGGTTDAMGGTVAVVGIVLTHMTMGSSLIATAIGRAWWRRVAG, translated from the exons ATGCCTCCTTCATTTTATGGCCTCAGTCTAGAGGATGAAACCAG GGAGTTCAACCAGAGGTGCCTCTATGCGAAAAATGGCCTCTGTCTGTTCAACTGCCTGCTAATGAAGCGTAATGATACCCTGCGAGGCCTTTTCACAGAGCTCAACGACCTCGCCGAGAAGCCGGACAAAGTGCAAAAAACCAAAACCATGGCTATCGCAGGGGGCACCACGGACGCCATGGGAGGGACGGTGGCCGTTGTGGGCATTGTCCTCACCCACATGACCATGGGTTCCTCCCTCATAGCCACAGCCATTGGGCGGGCATGGTGGCGTCGGGTAGCGGGATAG
- the LOC112225885 gene encoding cyclic AMP-dependent transcription factor ATF-4 isoform X1: MTMMSSQFGLDDMEAILWGPSSLMADPMGSLLHHDEVTLIEEGASPLSSSSPILLLSPPPSPPSLLLQEEKAEVDLLSFPWLSDDELGHTHHIAADNGKEDAFSGMDWMAKRVDLSELDSLICSPSSPEDLITSFECPMELDSLPLPTLPTPTDLPTTTDPLLPQTVSQPQEDPQGEVHSPPPCVPDAQEELEIKSEPQSPAPSLLPSPTFTLELGSEVDASASVSKKLLHLELPQSVPSIVLSLSPTRIVVLLAPKHEVGVTTVAIPEILSSDSDSSLSTSGQLNWPSIATTRSRFQNRRKPYPTTPKSRPQHPDQPSPTTTSTGGPPKEKKLKKMVQNKTAATRYRQKKKTEQEALSVECDKLEQRNHKLSEKADSIANGIQYLKDLMEEVRQVKSKKGLGDL, encoded by the exons ATGACCATGATGAGCTCACAGTTTGGCCTGGACGATATGGAGGCCATACTCTGGGGGCCTTCCTCTCTCATGGCCGACCCCATGGGGTCGCTGCTCCACCATGATGAAGTTACCTTGATAGAGGAGGGGGCTTCACCCCTCTCGTCATCTTCTCCAATTCTCcttctatcccctcctccctctccaccttcgCTGCTCCTCCAGGAAGAGAAGGCTGAGGTAGACTTGCTGTCCTTCCCTTGGCTATCTGATGACGAGCTAGGCCACACCCATCACATTGCTGCAGATAATGGGAAAG AAGATGCCTTTTCTGGCATGGACTGGATGGCTAAGAGGGTCGACCTGAGTGAGCTGGACTCCCTTATATGTTCCCCCAGCTCCCCTGAAGACCTCATTACTTCCTTTGAGTGTCCCATGGAGCTAGACTCACTCCCCCTCCCAACTCTCCCTACTCCGACGGATCTCCCCACCACCACTGATCCACTCCTCCCCCAAACCGTCTCACAGCCCCAGGAAGACCCCCAGGGGGAGGTCCATTCACCTCCCCCCTGCGTCCCCGATGCCCAGGAGGAGCTGGAGATCAAATCGGAGCCCCAGTCCCcagccccctctcttcttccatctCCCACCTTCACCTTAGAGTTGGGCAGTGAGGTGGATGCCTCAGCGAGTGTCAGCAAGAAGCTGCTTCACCTGGAGTTACCCCAGTCGGTCCCCAGCATCGTGCTGTCTCTGTCCCCAACCCGCATCGTTGTCCTCCTGGCCCCTAAACACGAGGTTGGCGTGACAACCGTCGCCATCCCAGAGATCCTCTCCTCTGACAGTGACAGCAGCTTAAGCACCTCCGGTCAGCTCAACTGGCCCTCCATCGCCACAACTCGGTCAAGGTTCCAAAATAGGAGAAAACCGTACCCAACAACCCCCAAGTCTAGGCCACAACATCCAGACCAGCCATCTCCCACCACCACATCCACTGGAGGACCCCCGAAGGAGAAGAAGCTCAAGAAGATGGTGCAGAACAAGACGGCAGCCACGCGCTACCGCCAGAAGAAGAAGACTGAGCAGGAGGCCCTGAGCGTGGAGTGCGACAAGCTAGAGCAAAGGAACCACAAGCTGTCGGAGAAAGCAGACTCCATCGCCAATGGGATCCAGTATCTCAAAGACCTCATGGAGGAGGTGCGCCAAGTGAAGAGCAAGAAGGGACTCGGTGACCTCTAA